The proteins below come from a single Bacteroides sp. genomic window:
- a CDS encoding AI-2E family transporter has translation MEVKLPLYAKLTLVLLGIVLTVFVMIEAKSVLVPLLISGLLAVLVSPLTGWFERKRIPKAIAAILSLLVLLILLSGLIYVIYNQLISFGSDLGAIEQRVGQLIEQVNGFVEKHIEGLVPISIDSLKDNFFQYLSDNISSITQGAINTASSLTILFILPIYIFLFLYFRHFLIEFLMMAFADKHRDKVKNATEKIKKVVQNYIVGMFIVILILATLNTIALLLLGIRHALMFALFAAMLNVIPYVGPLIGSTLPILFALLTKDSLWYPVGVFLSFYIIQQAEGNFFTPKIVGGRVSMNPFMTIVALFVGNFIWGFTGMILFIPGMAVLKVIFDEIPGMEPYGFLLGDTRAAKDRKDKRSMKDRISRVKGRFKV, from the coding sequence ATGGAAGTTAAACTCCCTCTATATGCCAAACTGACCCTGGTGCTATTGGGCATCGTGCTGACGGTCTTCGTGATGATTGAGGCAAAATCTGTCCTGGTGCCCCTGCTAATATCAGGTCTTTTGGCCGTGCTGGTTAGCCCCCTTACGGGATGGTTTGAACGGAAAAGAATTCCCAAGGCGATTGCTGCCATCCTGAGTCTATTGGTTTTGCTGATTCTTCTTTCCGGCCTGATTTATGTCATATACAACCAGCTGATCAGCTTTGGGTCTGACCTGGGTGCCATCGAGCAGCGGGTTGGTCAATTGATAGAACAGGTCAATGGGTTTGTGGAAAAACATATTGAGGGTTTGGTTCCCATTTCCATTGACAGCCTTAAAGACAATTTCTTTCAGTATTTAAGTGATAATATTTCTTCCATTACCCAAGGAGCTATTAACACGGCATCTTCCCTGACCATCTTGTTCATCCTGCCAATTTATATTTTTCTTTTTCTTTATTTCAGGCATTTCCTCATCGAGTTCCTGATGATGGCTTTCGCTGATAAGCACCGGGATAAGGTCAAAAATGCAACGGAAAAGATCAAGAAGGTGGTTCAGAACTATATCGTGGGGATGTTCATCGTAATCCTAATTCTTGCCACGCTTAACACCATCGCCCTGTTATTATTGGGCATCAGGCATGCCTTGATGTTTGCCCTTTTTGCTGCCATGCTAAACGTGATTCCTTATGTAGGACCCCTGATTGGCTCGACGCTTCCTATTTTATTTGCCTTGCTTACAAAAGATTCCCTGTGGTATCCAGTAGGGGTTTTCCTGTCCTTTTACATTATCCAGCAGGCCGAAGGAAATTTTTTCACCCCCAAAATCGTGGGCGGCAGGGTCTCAATGAATCCCTTTATGACCATTGTGGCTTTGTTTGTGGGCAATTTCATCTGGGGATTTACCGGAATGATTCTTTTTATTCCCGGTATGGCTGTCCTGAAGGTCATTTTTGATGAGATTCCTGGAATGGAGCCCTATGGCTTTCTCCTTGGTGATACCAGGGCAGCGAAAGACAGGAAAGACAAACGCTCGATGAAGGACAGGATTTCGAGGGTTAAGGGCCGTTTTAAGGTCTGA
- the hypE gene encoding hydrogenase expression/formation protein HypE: MKEKTDSILLSHGSGGSLMHELVRDVFIKHFDNAILGLENDAAVFKASNSNIAFTTDSFVVDPVFFPGGDIGKLAICGTINDLVAVGAKPYCLSAGFILEEGFPLKELERIVANMATIAKLAGVFIAAGDTKVVEKGKCDKIFINTSGIGVFPEANVPLFSKKTIKPGDQIIINGFLGDHGMAVIAARNELEHAISFQSDCAPLNLLLGELLKVDLGIKFMRDPTRGGLATTLCEICEGLDIGIKIFEDKVPVRASVQGLCDLLGFDPLYVANEGKMLIVAKKGSEQNLLSKLRKNPLGRNAAIIGEVISENKGLVTLQTSIGGTRIVNMLSGEQLPRIC, translated from the coding sequence ATGAAGGAAAAAACTGACAGTATATTATTAAGCCACGGAAGCGGCGGAAGCCTCATGCACGAACTAGTCAGGGATGTGTTTATCAAACATTTCGACAACGCCATTCTGGGCCTTGAAAATGATGCGGCAGTGTTTAAGGCTTCAAACTCCAATATTGCCTTTACTACTGATTCATTTGTGGTTGACCCTGTCTTTTTTCCGGGTGGCGACATAGGCAAACTAGCTATTTGCGGAACCATTAACGACTTGGTAGCGGTTGGTGCCAAACCATATTGCCTGAGCGCAGGATTTATTCTTGAAGAGGGGTTTCCTTTGAAGGAATTGGAAAGAATCGTTGCTAATATGGCAACGATTGCCAAGTTGGCTGGGGTATTTATTGCTGCCGGCGATACCAAGGTGGTGGAAAAAGGGAAATGCGATAAAATCTTTATCAATACCTCGGGTATCGGGGTTTTTCCGGAAGCGAATGTGCCGCTTTTCTCAAAAAAAACAATAAAGCCGGGAGATCAAATTATCATTAACGGCTTCCTTGGCGACCATGGCATGGCCGTAATTGCCGCCCGCAACGAGTTAGAACATGCCATCAGTTTTCAGTCTGATTGTGCCCCACTCAACTTATTGCTTGGTGAATTATTGAAGGTGGATCTCGGTATAAAGTTCATGCGCGACCCTACCAGAGGAGGGCTCGCAACCACCCTTTGCGAGATTTGTGAAGGTTTGGACATTGGGATAAAAATATTTGAAGATAAGGTACCTGTAAGGGCATCAGTACAAGGCCTCTGCGACTTGCTTGGCTTTGACCCGCTTTATGTGGCAAACGAAGGGAAAATGCTGATAGTGGCAAAAAAAGGAAGCGAACAAAACCTCCTGAGTAAACTCAGGAAGAATCCTCTGGGAAGAAATGCAGCCATTATCGGCGAAGTAATTAGTGAAAATAAAGGGTTGGTAACTCTTCAAACCTCCATCGGGGGCACCAGAATTGTGAATATGCTGTCGGGTGAGCAATTGCCCAGGATTTGTTAA
- the hypB gene encoding hydrogenase nickel incorporation protein HypB, with translation MCQTCGCEGKENMVTIGKPVNFEPKKQGKKPERAPAAPSPFPWENLKIDRPAKDPGSEKTREIEVVENLLGENDAAALENRKYLIGRKIFSLNLMGSPGCGKTTFIIKTIEALKSEMVIYVIEGDQFGSLDAKRISATGARVIQINTGNGCHLDARSVGKALKELGPQEHSLLFIENVGNLVCPALFDLGENLRTVMLSVTEGDDKPIKYAPMFHGASTCLINKTDLVDFVDFDLEIARENLRKINPRQKVISLSTKSGNGMEEWLTYIRKEIKALKPQEGNTDPA, from the coding sequence ATGTGTCAGACATGTGGTTGTGAAGGAAAAGAGAACATGGTTACCATTGGGAAGCCTGTCAATTTTGAGCCCAAAAAACAGGGGAAAAAACCGGAAAGGGCCCCTGCAGCCCCGTCACCTTTCCCTTGGGAAAACCTGAAAATCGATCGTCCTGCAAAAGACCCGGGGTCTGAAAAAACGAGAGAAATTGAAGTAGTGGAAAACCTGTTGGGCGAGAATGATGCAGCGGCTTTGGAGAATCGCAAATATCTTATTGGCCGGAAAATCTTTTCTCTGAATTTGATGGGCTCACCTGGTTGCGGAAAAACAACCTTCATAATAAAAACCATCGAGGCTCTGAAAAGTGAAATGGTAATATATGTGATTGAGGGCGATCAGTTTGGCTCGCTTGACGCCAAAAGGATCAGCGCAACCGGAGCTAGGGTAATCCAGATTAATACCGGGAATGGCTGTCATCTTGATGCACGCTCAGTGGGAAAAGCACTGAAAGAACTTGGACCTCAGGAACACTCCCTCCTTTTTATTGAAAATGTGGGGAACCTGGTTTGCCCCGCGCTTTTCGACCTGGGCGAAAACCTTAGAACCGTCATGCTCAGCGTTACTGAGGGCGACGATAAACCCATAAAGTATGCGCCAATGTTTCACGGGGCAAGCACTTGCTTGATAAATAAAACCGATCTGGTTGATTTTGTTGACTTTGACCTTGAAATTGCAAGGGAAAACCTGCGGAAAATCAACCCAAGGCAAAAGGTAATTTCCCTTTCGACCAAAAGCGGGAACGGGATGGAAGAATGGCTAACTTATATCCGGAAAGAGATCAAGGCATTAAAGCCCCAGGAAGGCAATACTGACCCCGCATAA
- a CDS encoding glycoside hydrolase family 2 protein yields the protein MQALAYKTALESHRRHMPHCMGSLYWQLNDCWPTQSWSTVDYFGRWKASHYAARNANEAVIASIALEEDGLKVYVVSDLLQAVPAELQLTFITPGGERLKEVTLDLDVQPNQSQVAFETSLQSLFSEPVKEWILHTHITGEGIDHENHYAPFLPKDMEFPPVRLDYRVTRVDGEYEIELRSKGLIQGLSIATETEGIRLSDNFFDLLPGIPKVIKVPGNKSPGTLKFTSLNSIRAGEPQQVFEKE from the coding sequence GTGCAAGCTCTCGCTTACAAAACCGCCCTGGAGTCACACCGCAGACACATGCCCCACTGCATGGGCTCGCTCTACTGGCAGCTCAACGACTGCTGGCCCACGCAATCATGGTCGACGGTTGATTACTTCGGCCGCTGGAAGGCCAGTCACTACGCTGCCCGCAATGCCAATGAGGCCGTCATTGCAAGCATTGCACTGGAAGAGGATGGTCTGAAGGTCTATGTGGTTTCTGATCTTTTACAAGCTGTTCCGGCAGAGCTTCAGTTGACTTTCATCACACCCGGGGGCGAGCGATTGAAAGAAGTTACCCTCGACCTGGATGTGCAACCCAATCAAAGCCAGGTGGCCTTTGAAACCAGCCTGCAAAGCCTTTTCAGCGAGCCTGTTAAGGAATGGATTCTCCACACCCATATCACCGGCGAGGGCATTGACCACGAGAACCACTATGCACCCTTCCTGCCAAAAGATATGGAGTTCCCGCCGGTTCGCCTTGATTACCGGGTAACGCGCGTGGATGGAGAATACGAGATTGAACTGCGATCCAAAGGTCTGATCCAGGGGCTTTCCATTGCCACCGAAACCGAAGGCATCCGCCTTTCGGATAACTTCTTTGACCTGTTGCCCGGCATCCCCAAGGTGATCAAAGTGCCCGGCAACAAATCACCCGGAACACTGAAGTTCACCAGTCTGAACAGCATCCGGGCCGGAGAGCCTCAGCAGGTCTTCGAAAAAGAATAA
- the hypA gene encoding hydrogenase maturation nickel metallochaperone HypA — MHELGIALRIAEIATRIARQEGLLKVDLVHVEVGELSGIVPEALLFSFESATKNSFLEKAKLKINLISAAARCNKCQREFSPGGFFSLCPGCGENDCEIIAGKELFIKSIVSENGK, encoded by the coding sequence ATGCACGAACTTGGAATTGCATTGCGCATTGCAGAAATAGCAACAAGGATTGCCAGGCAGGAAGGATTGCTTAAAGTAGATTTGGTCCATGTTGAAGTGGGCGAACTGTCTGGAATTGTCCCTGAAGCCTTATTGTTCTCTTTTGAAAGCGCCACAAAAAACAGCTTCCTGGAGAAGGCCAAACTGAAAATCAACCTGATCTCGGCCGCTGCAAGATGCAATAAATGCCAAAGAGAATTCAGCCCTGGCGGTTTTTTTTCGCTCTGCCCTGGTTGTGGAGAAAATGATTGCGAAATCATTGCTGGGAAAGAGCTTTTTATTAAATCGATCGTCTCCGAAAATGGGAAATAG
- a CDS encoding amidase, translated as MKRKVLPLLLLTAFFFGFAAARVDHSITAALVEQAGRLIGLEFKSDQHEMMIRSLEMNRNAYEEIRSFELNNAVAPALVFDPLPAGYQPPIPRGAIQWDIPEDIPLPADRNELAFYSIPELASLIYSRKISSEELTQFFIERLEQYGDTLEAVVSLTSETALAQARHADRELAMGRYRGPLHGIPYGAKDLLAVEGYKTTWGAMPYKDQQIEHTSTVIRKLDEAGAILVAKLTLGALAMGDIWFGGVTKNPWNLEQGSSGSSAGAASTVSAGLLPFAIGTETLGSIVSPSTRCGTTGLRPTFGRVSRDGAMALSWSMDKIGPIARSAYDCAIVLEAIAGKDRGDVTTVDAAYDVPPRADLSNFKVGYIKAFFDETYPGKENDQQVLADLQQMGIELEEVEWDFSVPVSALRIILTAEAAAAFDELTVSGRDSLLVAQGANAWPNTFRVARFPPAVEYINANRLRKILVEEVYALMKEYDVIVTPSYGGSQLLVTNLTGNPCLVAPNGFNASGSPTSISFIGNLFEEGKLVTLASAWQDYSGHHQKHPPLFK; from the coding sequence ATGAAGCGTAAAGTATTACCCCTGTTGCTGTTGACGGCCTTCTTTTTTGGTTTTGCCGCTGCCCGGGTCGATCATTCCATCACGGCTGCATTGGTAGAGCAGGCTGGGAGGCTTATTGGCCTTGAATTCAAAAGTGACCAGCATGAGATGATGATCCGCAGTCTGGAAATGAACCGGAACGCCTATGAGGAGATCCGGTCGTTTGAGTTGAACAATGCAGTAGCCCCCGCACTGGTATTTGATCCCCTTCCTGCAGGATACCAGCCCCCGATCCCACGGGGGGCCATCCAATGGGATATTCCTGAAGATATTCCCCTTCCTGCTGACAGAAATGAGCTGGCGTTTTATTCCATTCCTGAGTTGGCTTCGCTGATTTACAGCCGTAAGATCAGTTCAGAAGAATTGACTCAATTTTTCATTGAAAGGCTGGAGCAATATGGTGACACGCTTGAAGCCGTGGTGAGCCTCACCAGTGAGACGGCCCTGGCACAGGCCCGGCACGCTGACCGCGAGCTGGCGATGGGTCGCTATCGTGGACCGCTTCACGGCATCCCTTATGGGGCCAAGGATCTTTTGGCCGTGGAAGGCTATAAAACCACTTGGGGTGCCATGCCCTATAAAGATCAGCAAATTGAACACACTTCCACAGTGATTCGTAAGCTGGATGAAGCCGGAGCAATCCTCGTAGCCAAGCTGACCTTGGGTGCGCTGGCCATGGGCGACATCTGGTTTGGAGGTGTGACCAAAAACCCCTGGAATCTTGAGCAAGGTTCCAGCGGCTCTTCCGCTGGTGCCGCTTCAACCGTTTCGGCAGGCCTTTTGCCTTTTGCCATAGGCACGGAAACCCTTGGGAGCATTGTTTCACCTTCCACACGCTGCGGCACGACAGGCTTGCGGCCCACCTTCGGGCGGGTGAGCCGTGATGGTGCCATGGCCCTGAGCTGGAGCATGGACAAGATAGGGCCCATTGCCCGTAGCGCGTATGATTGTGCCATTGTATTGGAAGCCATCGCAGGCAAAGACCGCGGGGATGTTACAACCGTTGACGCAGCTTATGATGTGCCCCCGCGGGCAGATTTATCAAACTTCAAGGTGGGTTATATCAAGGCGTTTTTTGATGAAACCTATCCCGGCAAGGAAAATGATCAGCAGGTGCTGGCCGACCTTCAGCAGATGGGCATCGAACTGGAAGAGGTGGAATGGGACTTTTCCGTTCCGGTGTCGGCCCTCAGGATTATCCTGACGGCAGAAGCTGCTGCTGCCTTTGACGAACTTACCGTTAGCGGGCGCGACAGCCTGCTGGTGGCCCAGGGAGCTAATGCCTGGCCCAATACTTTCCGTGTGGCGCGCTTCCCCCCGGCGGTAGAGTACATTAATGCCAACAGGTTGCGGAAGATTTTGGTGGAGGAAGTCTATGCCCTGATGAAGGAATATGATGTTATTGTTACGCCTTCTTACGGAGGAAGCCAGTTGCTGGTGACCAACCTGACAGGCAATCCCTGCCTGGTGGCGCCCAATGGCTTCAATGCCAGTGGCAGCCCTACCAGCATTTCTTTCATCGGCAATCTTTTTGAAGAGGGAAAACTAGTGACTCTGGCTTCAGCATGGCAGGATTATTCAGGCCATCATCAAAAGCATCCTCCTTTATTTAAGTAG
- the truA gene encoding tRNA pseudouridine(38-40) synthase TruA, with product MAHRYFAWLSYDGSVYSGWQIQPGSPTVQQTLNNALSILLREDVQTTGAGRTDAGVHATTFAAHFDTEKKPEELNLPQLVYKLNRILPSDIAIHRVEAVFPDVHARFSALSRTYHYYICTRKDPFQGGRSWLFERKLKLEAMQQAADLLTAYEDFESFSKINTQVKTFLCKISKAQWEKEDGMLRFEITADRFLRNMVRAIVGTLVEVGLGKITPNDFADIIESKDRSQAGYSAPACGLFLKEIRYPPDILLK from the coding sequence ATGGCTCATCGCTATTTTGCCTGGTTAAGTTACGATGGCTCAGTATACAGCGGGTGGCAGATCCAGCCCGGCTCGCCCACAGTGCAGCAAACCCTCAACAACGCTTTGTCCATCCTGCTGCGCGAAGACGTCCAAACAACTGGAGCAGGCCGCACTGACGCCGGCGTCCATGCCACGACCTTTGCAGCCCATTTTGATACGGAAAAGAAACCAGAAGAGCTTAATCTCCCGCAGCTTGTCTATAAGCTTAACCGCATATTGCCTTCCGACATTGCCATCCATCGCGTTGAAGCCGTTTTCCCGGATGTACACGCCCGTTTCAGTGCTTTAAGCCGGACCTATCATTATTATATCTGCACCCGCAAAGACCCTTTCCAGGGAGGACGATCCTGGTTGTTCGAACGAAAGCTTAAGCTCGAAGCCATGCAGCAGGCGGCTGACCTCCTGACAGCTTATGAAGATTTTGAAAGCTTTTCAAAAATCAACACCCAGGTTAAAACATTCCTGTGTAAAATAAGTAAGGCACAATGGGAAAAGGAAGATGGCATGCTGCGGTTTGAGATCACTGCCGACCGTTTCCTGCGCAATATGGTAAGGGCCATCGTTGGTACCCTGGTGGAAGTGGGGCTCGGGAAGATCACGCCAAATGATTTTGCGGATATCATAGAAAGCAAAGACCGCAGCCAGGCTGGCTATTCTGCCCCCGCTTGCGGTCTTTTTCTGAAGGAAATTCGGTATCCTCCCGATATTTTACTCAAATAA